The genomic interval CGCACGGGCGTCGAGCTCGGCGCGGACGTCATCAAGGTGCCCTACACCGGCGATATCGAATCCTTCGCCCGGGTCGTGGAGGCTTGCTGCGTGCCCGTGCTCATCGCGGGCGGCGAGAAGCTCGAGAACACCCGCGATCTGGTGCAGATGGTCCACGACTCCGTGCTCGCGGGCGGGCGCGGCCTGTCCATCGGCCGCAACATCTTCCAGGCCGACGACCCGCGCGCCGTGGTAAGGGCGCTGCGCGGCGTGGTCCATGAGGACTGGGAAGTGGCCCAGGCCATGGAGTTCCTCGAAACCGGGAAGGAGGCGTAGATGCGCCGCGTGATCTTTCGGGCCGTTCCTTTCGCCAAGGATGACGTGACCACGGCCCTTGAGAGCGGCGTGGACGCCGTGCTCTGCGAGCCCGAGCGGGCCGACGACGTGCGCGCCCTGGGCCGGGTGAGCGTGCTTACGCCCGCCGATTACGAGGTCGTGCGCATCGAGGACAAGTCCGACGAGGAGCGCGCCGCGAGCGCCCTTTCGCAGGGGCGAGCCGTGCTCATCGAGGCTCCCTGGGAGATCATCCCCATGGAGAACCTGCTGGCCGTGGCCGGAAACCCCGGCAGCGGCGCGCTGGCCGCCGAGGCCCGCAGCCTCGACGAGGCGCGGCTCGCGGCCGGGGTGCTCGAACGCGGCGTCGCGCAAGTGGTGGTCACGCCCGAGGGCGCGGGCGAGCTCTCGCGCATCGTGGCCGAGCTGAAGCTCTCGCGCGGCGCGGTGGATCTCGTGCCCGCACGGGTCGTGGCCGTGCGAAACGTCGGCCTGGGGCATCGCGTCTGCGTGGACACCCTCTCGGTGCTGGCGCGCGGGCAGGGGCTGCTCACGGGCAACTCATCGGGCTTCACCTTCCTCGTGCACGCCGAGACCGAATCCAACCCCTACGTGGCCGCGCGGCCCTTCAGGGTCAATGCTGGGGCCGTGCATGCCTACGTCTTCATGGCCGACGGCCGGACCCGCTATCTGGAGGAACTGCGCGGCGGCGACGAGGTGCTCGTGGCCTCTGCCGACGGCTCCACGCGCACGGCCGTGGTCGGCCGCGCCAAGGTCGAGATCCGGCCCATGCTGGCCTTCGAGGCCGAGGTGGACGGCAGGCGCGGCGGCGTCTTTTTGCAGAACGCGGAGACCATCCGCCTGGTGCGGCCCGACGGCTCGCCCGTGAGCGTGGTGGAGATCAAGGAAGGCGACGAGGTGCTCGTGCGCCTGGACAAGGCCGGACGCCATTTCGGCATGGCCGTTGACGAGGAGATCGTGGAAGCATGAACCCCGATGACGTGAAACCCGAGGCGCGGGCCGAGAAAGGCCGCGACGAGACGCGCGGCGAGGGCCGCATCGCGGACGAGACCGTGCTTTCGGCCGTGCGGCGCGAGATCGACGCCATCGACGAGGATATCCTCGAACTCTTGAACCGCCGCGCGCGCGTCTCGCGCCGCGTGGGGCGCATCAAGGCGGGCGGCTCGGGGCAGGTCTTCAAGCCCGGCCGCGAGGAGAAGTTGCTCGAAAAGCTCGGCCGCATGAACCAGGGGCCGCTGCCCGACGAACACCTTCGGGCCATCTACCGCGAGATCATCTCCTCCTCGCGCAGCCTGCAGCGCACCATTTCCGTGGTCTATCTCGGGCCCGAGGGCACGTTCTCGCATTTCGCTGGGCTCAGCTATCTCGGCGCGTCCTCGGAGTACACGCCGCGTCCGCACATCGAGGGCGTCTTCGCCTCCGTGGCCTCGGGCGAGGCCGACCTGGGCGTCATCCCCATCGAGAATTCGCTGCAAGGGGCCGTGGGCCAGAGCCTGGACTGCCTCATGAAATACGGCGTCCACGTGCAGGCCGAGCTCTTCGCGCGCATCAGCCATTGCCTGATGGCCAAGGGCGGCGAACTCTCCGACGTGCGCCGCGTGCTCTCGCATCCGCAGCCGCTGGAGCAGTGCGGCGGCTGGTTGCGCGCCAACCTGCCCGGAGCCGAGCTTTTGCCCGTGGAGAGCACGGCCGCGGCCGCGCGCAAGGTGGCGGCCGGACGGGGCCAGGGCAGCGCGGCCATCGGCCATCCGCGCCTTGCGGCCATGACCGGGCTGAACGTGCTGGCCGCGCCCATCGAGGACTATCCCGACAACTGGACGCGCTTTTTCGTGATCTCTCGCGCGGCCAACAAGCCGGGGCCGGAAAACGCCAAGACATCGATCATCTTCACCACGCCCGACAAGCCCGGCGCGCTGGCCGGAGTCCTGGACGTCCTGGCCGCGCAGGACGTCAACCTCTCCAAGCTCGAATCGCGGCCGGTCAAGGGCGAGAAGTGGAGATACGCCTTCTTCGCGGACCTCGAATGCGATCTGGGCCGCGAGGACAACGCCGCCGCGCTGGCCGGGCTGGCAGACGCCTGCGCGAGCCTCAAAGTGCTCGGCGCATACCCCAGGGGGCCGCTTTTGGACACCAAGCCGGATTCGGCCGCCGCACCGGAGGACGCATGAACGCCGTGACCATCACCGCACCGCCGTCCAAGTCTCTTTCCCATCGCGCGCTCATCGCCGCGGGCCTGGCCAACGGCGTGAGTCGCATCGCCAACGTCCTGCGCAGCGTGGACCTCTCCGTGACCCGGGCCTGCCTGGAGGCGGGCGGGGTGCGCATCGCCGAACTCGACGGCGGCGACTTCGAGGTCGTGGGCCGTCCGGGCGGGCTGTGCGGCGGCCCCCTGCGCGGCGGCGACGCGCCCGTGGTCCTGGACGTGCACGAGTCCGGCACTACCTGCCGCCTGCTGACCGCCGTGGCCGCGGCCGGGCACGGCGTCTTCGAGGTGCGCGGCGCGCCGCGCATGCACGAGCGGCCCATCGGCTCGCTGGCCACGGCCCTGCACAGCCTGGGCGCGGAGGTGCAGTGGCTGGAGAAGCCCGGCTTTCCGCCGCTGCGCGTGCTCACCGACGGCCTGCGGGGCGGGCTGGCCCAGGTCTCGCTCGACGAGTCGAGCCAGTACCTCTCCGGGCTGCTTCTGGCCGCGCCGTTGGCCGAGCGCGCCGTGGTCCTGGAGATCGCGGGGCAAAAGGTCGTCTCCTGGCCCTACGTCTCCTTGACCTTGCAGGTCATGGAGGATTTCGGCTGCCGCTTCCAGGTCCTGGCGCGCCGGGGCGAAACCTTCGCGCCCATCGCCTGGCGCGAGGTGGCCGAGGCCAGGCCCGGCGAACTGAGGCTGGCCGTGGAGCCCTCGTCCTACACGCCGCGCGCCTACTCCGTGGAGGGCGACTGGTCCAGCGCCTCCTACTTCCTGGCCGCAGGGGCCATCGGCCCCGCGCCGGTCACGGTGCGCGGCATTCGGCCCGACTCGGCCCAGGGCGACCGGGCCATGCTGGACATCCTGGCCGCCTTCGGCGCGGACATCGCGCGCGGCGAGGACCATGTGACCATCGCTCCGGCCGGGCTTCGCGGCATCGAGGTGGACATGGGCCGCTGCCCGGACCTCGTGCCCACGGTCGCGGCCCTGGCCGCTTTCGCCGAAGGCGAGACCGTGATCAGGAACGTGGCCCACCTGCGCATCAAGGAGTCCGACAGGCTCGAAGCGGCGGCCGAGAACCTGCGCCGCGCCGGGGCCACTGCCGAAGTCTTCGCGGACGGCATCCGCGTCGCGCGCGGCGCATTCAGGACGGGCGGCATCGACTTCGCCACCTTCGGCGACCACCGCATGGCCATGAGCGCGAGCCTTTACGGGCTTGCGGGCATCGAGGTCCGCCTGGACGATCCGGGCTGCGTGTCCAAGTCCTTCCCCGGCTTCTTCGCCGAGTGGGCCAGGGTCATGGCCGGGAGGGGCGCGTGAGCCGCGAGATCAGGACGTTGGCCGTGGTCGGGGCG from Alkalidesulfovibrio alkalitolerans DSM 16529 carries:
- a CDS encoding 3-dehydroquinate synthase II encodes the protein MRRVIFRAVPFAKDDVTTALESGVDAVLCEPERADDVRALGRVSVLTPADYEVVRIEDKSDEERAASALSQGRAVLIEAPWEIIPMENLLAVAGNPGSGALAAEARSLDEARLAAGVLERGVAQVVVTPEGAGELSRIVAELKLSRGAVDLVPARVVAVRNVGLGHRVCVDTLSVLARGQGLLTGNSSGFTFLVHAETESNPYVAARPFRVNAGAVHAYVFMADGRTRYLEELRGGDEVLVASADGSTRTAVVGRAKVEIRPMLAFEAEVDGRRGGVFLQNAETIRLVRPDGSPVSVVEIKEGDEVLVRLDKAGRHFGMAVDEEIVEA
- the pheA gene encoding prephenate dehydratase, with the protein product MNPDDVKPEARAEKGRDETRGEGRIADETVLSAVRREIDAIDEDILELLNRRARVSRRVGRIKAGGSGQVFKPGREEKLLEKLGRMNQGPLPDEHLRAIYREIISSSRSLQRTISVVYLGPEGTFSHFAGLSYLGASSEYTPRPHIEGVFASVASGEADLGVIPIENSLQGAVGQSLDCLMKYGVHVQAELFARISHCLMAKGGELSDVRRVLSHPQPLEQCGGWLRANLPGAELLPVESTAAAARKVAAGRGQGSAAIGHPRLAAMTGLNVLAAPIEDYPDNWTRFFVISRAANKPGPENAKTSIIFTTPDKPGALAGVLDVLAAQDVNLSKLESRPVKGEKWRYAFFADLECDLGREDNAAALAGLADACASLKVLGAYPRGPLLDTKPDSAAAPEDA
- the aroA gene encoding 3-phosphoshikimate 1-carboxyvinyltransferase; translation: MNAVTITAPPSKSLSHRALIAAGLANGVSRIANVLRSVDLSVTRACLEAGGVRIAELDGGDFEVVGRPGGLCGGPLRGGDAPVVLDVHESGTTCRLLTAVAAAGHGVFEVRGAPRMHERPIGSLATALHSLGAEVQWLEKPGFPPLRVLTDGLRGGLAQVSLDESSQYLSGLLLAAPLAERAVVLEIAGQKVVSWPYVSLTLQVMEDFGCRFQVLARRGETFAPIAWREVAEARPGELRLAVEPSSYTPRAYSVEGDWSSASYFLAAGAIGPAPVTVRGIRPDSAQGDRAMLDILAAFGADIARGEDHVTIAPAGLRGIEVDMGRCPDLVPTVAALAAFAEGETVIRNVAHLRIKESDRLEAAAENLRRAGATAEVFADGIRVARGAFRTGGIDFATFGDHRMAMSASLYGLAGIEVRLDDPGCVSKSFPGFFAEWARVMAGRGA